The DNA region AGCGATGCGTTTGGGTTTCTGAAAAATAGTTTGGAGAAATTTGATATTATTTTTGCCGATCCTCCTTTTGAAATGAAAGGCGCGGAACGCATTCCTGAACTTGTTTTCGAAAAACAATTATTGAATGAAAATGGCTGGTTGATTGTAGAACACGCTTCCGAAAAAAAATTTTTCGGACATGCTTTTTTACAAGAAGTGAGGAGTTATGGCAAAGTAAATTTTAGTATTTTCGGGATGAAAAATACAGAAACTTCTGAATGAAAAAAACGATGAAAAAAATTGCTGTTTTCCCTGGATCTTTTGATCCCATTACGATTGGACATGAATCCATCGTTCGCAAAGCTTTGTCTTTGTTTGACGAAATTATTATTGCGATCGGAATTAATACGGAGAAAAAATATTTTTTCACGCTCGAAAAAAGAATTCATTTTTTAGAAACTATTTTTAAAAATGAATCGAAAATAAAAATAGAAACGTACACAGGATTGACGGTTGATTTTTGTAAGAAAAATAACGCAAGTTATATTGTACGCGGATTACGTTCGTCTGCAGATTTTGAATTTGAACGTAGTATCGCACAAATGAACAAAGCGATGGAAGCGGAGATAGAAACTGTTTTTTTTGTCAGTAATCCTGAATTTTCTGCCGTTAGTTCCACCATTGTTCGCGATATTTTGCGAAATGGAGGAGACGTGAAAAAATTTATTCCTGATGGAATAAAACTGAAATAAATCTAGATGAAAAAAAAAATTTCCTTCGTTATTTTTATTTTTTTTGTTGCAAAAGCCTTTTGTCAAGCAGATTTCAAAGAAAATGTAACGATAACAGGTTTTGCTAAAAACTACATCGGACAAAAAATTGGTGCGTACAGTTTTTCAGATATGATTACTTATACCGAGCGCGAATTGGCTGTTACAACGGTAAATGACAGTGGCTTTTTTGAGCTGAATTTATATACGCCCAATACCAAATATATTTATTTGCGTATCGGTCATGTGAAAGCGGATATGTACGTGGATCCTAATCAATCCTATCAATCAATTTTTCCGGCGCGCGATTCTGTCCGCTTTGTCAATCCAAATGTAGAACAAGAAGTAGATCTGACACTTTTTTTAAAAGATAAAGACACTACTGAAATTAACTCATTGATAATCGATTTTAATAAAGATTTTGATGTATTTTGGCAGAATAATTATCAATATTTTGTAAAAAAAGTATCACACGTTCCGCTCGAAAATTTTAAAAGTGAAATGCAGAAAAAATATGCGTCTGTTCAGAATAATTATTTTCATGCGTACATCGATTACACGTTTGCATCGCTCGAAGAAAATACGTTTCAAAGTCAAAAAAAATTAACATGTGAATACATTTACAATCGCCCTGTTCATAACGAAAGCTATGAGTACATGACGTTTTTCAATCATTATTTCACCAAATATTTACAAGTGTTTTCATCCACACAAAAAGGCACGCAAGTATATGCAGAAATCAATGATTCCAATAGTTATAGCGGACTGATGGAAGTAATGAAACGAGATACGCTATTGAAAAATGATAGTTTGTGCGAATTGGTTTTGCTCAAAGGATTGTCGGAATTGTACTATATACATGGCTTTAAGGCGGCGAATATTATTTCTATTTTAGAATATGTAAAAGAAAATAGTGCTATTGAAATAGATAAAAAAATTGCAGAAAATATTTTAAATTCTTTTTCTAAACTTCAGAAAGGCGCAGCTGCTCCCAATTTTTCCTTGCCCGATAAAGAAGACATTGTGATGCATCTTTCTGATTTTAAAGGTAAATATATTTACCTGAGTTTCATAGAAACTTCGAGTGCGGCTTCCTTGCAAGAGATGAGTGTGATGGAAGATTTGAATAAAAAGTATGGTAAAAAAATTAAATTTATTACTGTTTTCACGGATAAAAATGTGTTAAGCATGAAAAAATATTTAGCAGCTAATCCGAAATACAATTGGACTTCTTTATACAATGGAAAAGAGGAGAAATTACTTGATAAATACGATGTGTTGATGCTTCCGATGTTCTTTCTTATCTCACCTTCCGGAAATTTTGTGGAGTCGCCAGCAGACAGTCCGAGTGGAGGAATAGAATCGATTTTGTATAAAATTACTAAAGAGAAAAAGCACGATTTTAATGTGGGGGATAAGGAAGATTAATAATCTTTTAAAAGCTCTTTAATTAAAGGATATGTGTTCTTCATTGCTTTTTTAATTCCAGATTTATTCATCCATTTTACTTTAGTGATTCCTTCTTCCAATTGAGGTTTTAGCGTTTTACGTTCGTTAGATTCCATCTCAAACCAAAAAGTTTTTTTCAATATAAACTTATTTTTCAACGTGTATAAATGATAAGTTGTAGTCGCTTTTTTTATAATTTTCAGACTCTCAATCCCACATTCTTCTTGCACTTCGCGTAAAGCGGCTTGTTTTATTTTTTCATCTTTTTCAACTTTCCCTTTTGGCAAATCCCATTTTTCATTTCTGAAAATTAGTAATAAATCACCCACATCATTTTTTACTAAACCGCCAGCAGCTTCAATAATCTTAAAAAATGAACTAATAAAATTTTCCATTTCATTTTTATTTTTAAAAATGACAAATACGTTTTTTGTCCCGACGGAAGAGAGAAATTGAGAGATATTTTTTTTAAGTTCTTTTTGTGAATTAGCTGTCATCACAACGCCTTCCTTCAAATCATCGTTTGAAAAATTATTTTTCGAACTGAAAAAAATACACGCCGAGTTTGTAAAAACTTTATACATTTGTACCATGGTTTTGAATGAGGAATACGAACTGAAGATTGCTGAATTTTTACTGCAAATTAAAGCAATTAAATTACAACCTAATAAGCCTTTTACTTGGGCATCTGGATGGAAGTCGCCGATTTATTGCGATAACCGCAAAACTTTGTCGTACCCTAAGGTAAGAACATATATTCGCCAACAATTTGTGGAGTTAATTACGCAAGAATTTGGAAAACCAGATGTGATTGCAGGTGTTGCTACGGGCGGAATCGCACACGGCGCATTGGTAGCACAAGAAATGGGATTGCCTTTTGTATATGTGCGTTCGGAAGCAAAAGTTCACGGACTTTCCAATTTAATTGAAGGTGAAATTGAGCCAGGTCAAACGGTGGTGGTGATTGAAGATTTGGTTTCTACTGGAAAAAGTAGCATTAAAGCGGTAGATGCGCTACGAAATGAAAAATGCGAAGTGAAGGGAATGGCTGCAATTTTTACATATAGTTTTGATGTAGCAACCGAAAATTTTAAGAAAACAAAATGTAAATTAAGAACGCTTACCAATTACGAAATCCTTATAGAACAAGCTCTTCAATCGAATTTTATTACTGAAAAAGATTTAAAATCATTGAAAGAGTGGCGCGCAAACCCTGAAACATGGACTCCAAAAAAATAATTTTTCAAACCTGATGACACGTATAGAAAGTGATAAAGTAGAAATTAATAAATCGGCTGCAGAAATATTTTCTTTTCTGAGTAATTTTAATAATTTTGAGAAATTAATGCCTGAGCAGGTTACCAACTGGACTTCTACGGAAAACGATTGTTCGTTTACCATCAAGGGAATGGCGACGATTGGAATGAAGATTTCAGAAAAAACACCTTCTTCTCAAATCAAAATAGTTTCGAACGGAAAAAATCCATTTAATTTTACATTGGGTGTTTTATTGGCAGATGTATCGGAAAATAAATGCTCCGCACAACTTGTGTTTGATGCCGATTTGAATCCGATGTTAAAAATGATGGTGGTAAAACCGCTTGGTAATTTTTTCAATTTATTGGCGAATAAATTGAAGGATATTAATCAATAATAAATGCAATTTCTTTCAGCGCGTATTCTGCGAAAAATAAATTTTCGTGCTCCAAAATTAATTTTCCAGAAGCAGCAATTCCTGTAATTCGACCTTTTGTTTTTTCATTTTTAATCATAAAAAACGACCATTCATCATATTTGTAGAGTTTCGCCAAAAAATCTTTTTCAAGAATATTTATTTTACTGAAACGTAATTGAAGATATCTTTTTTCGATGTTTGAAAAAATATTTTTCAAACAGGTATTTAAATTTTGCGTCGTATTTGTCAGTATTTTTACAGAAATAGCATTGGGCGCATCCTTCCCAAAAAAAGTTTGATTGAGATTGATTCCAATTCCGACAACGGAATTAGAAATGGTCTCGTTTCGCAAGGAATTTTCAATCAAAATACCAGCAATTTTTTTGTTACCGACAAAAATATCATTTGGCCATTTAATTTTCACTTCGTCAGAAATACCTTCTTTTAGGAGCAAATCTGACATAAAGTCAGCCACGCCCAAAGCAATGGTTTTGGTAAGGATAAATTGTTGTTCTGCCTTCAAAAAATGAGGATAC from Bacteroidia bacterium includes:
- the coaD gene encoding pantetheine-phosphate adenylyltransferase codes for the protein MKKIAVFPGSFDPITIGHESIVRKALSLFDEIIIAIGINTEKKYFFTLEKRIHFLETIFKNESKIKIETYTGLTVDFCKKNNASYIVRGLRSSADFEFERSIAQMNKAMEAEIETVFFVSNPEFSAVSSTIVRDILRNGGDVKKFIPDGIKLK
- a CDS encoding TlpA disulfide reductase family protein; protein product: MKKKISFVIFIFFVAKAFCQADFKENVTITGFAKNYIGQKIGAYSFSDMITYTERELAVTTVNDSGFFELNLYTPNTKYIYLRIGHVKADMYVDPNQSYQSIFPARDSVRFVNPNVEQEVDLTLFLKDKDTTEINSLIIDFNKDFDVFWQNNYQYFVKKVSHVPLENFKSEMQKKYASVQNNYFHAYIDYTFASLEENTFQSQKKLTCEYIYNRPVHNESYEYMTFFNHYFTKYLQVFSSTQKGTQVYAEINDSNSYSGLMEVMKRDTLLKNDSLCELVLLKGLSELYYIHGFKAANIISILEYVKENSAIEIDKKIAENILNSFSKLQKGAAAPNFSLPDKEDIVMHLSDFKGKYIYLSFIETSSAASLQEMSVMEDLNKKYGKKIKFITVFTDKNVLSMKKYLAANPKYNWTSLYNGKEEKLLDKYDVLMLPMFFLISPSGNFVESPADSPSGGIESILYKITKEKKHDFNVGDKED
- a CDS encoding NUDIX domain-containing protein, translated to MYKVFTNSACIFFSSKNNFSNDDLKEGVVMTANSQKELKKNISQFLSSVGTKNVFVIFKNKNEMENFISSFFKIIEAAGGLVKNDVGDLLLIFRNEKWDLPKGKVEKDEKIKQAALREVQEECGIESLKIIKKATTTYHLYTLKNKFILKKTFWFEMESNERKTLKPQLEEGITKVKWMNKSGIKKAMKNTYPLIKELLKDY
- the pyrE gene encoding orotate phosphoribosyltransferase; translated protein: MVLNEEYELKIAEFLLQIKAIKLQPNKPFTWASGWKSPIYCDNRKTLSYPKVRTYIRQQFVELITQEFGKPDVIAGVATGGIAHGALVAQEMGLPFVYVRSEAKVHGLSNLIEGEIEPGQTVVVIEDLVSTGKSSIKAVDALRNEKCEVKGMAAIFTYSFDVATENFKKTKCKLRTLTNYEILIEQALQSNFITEKDLKSLKEWRANPETWTPKK
- a CDS encoding SRPBCC family protein, with the protein product MTRIESDKVEINKSAAEIFSFLSNFNNFEKLMPEQVTNWTSTENDCSFTIKGMATIGMKISEKTPSSQIKIVSNGKNPFNFTLGVLLADVSENKCSAQLVFDADLNPMLKMMVVKPLGNFFNLLANKLKDINQ
- a CDS encoding biotin--[acetyl-CoA-carboxylase] ligase, yielding MIESAKIVNSFATIRMDTLFIGRKIIELDSVASTNSYATELLHANTPAEGLVIFTKNQTNGKGQRGNKWLSEPLSNLTFSIVLYPHFLKAEQQFILTKTIALGVADFMSDLLLKEGISDEVKIKWPNDIFVGNKKIAGILIENSLRNETISNSVVGIGINLNQTFFGKDAPNAISVKILTNTTQNLNTCLKNIFSNIEKRYLQLRFSKINILEKDFLAKLYKYDEWSFFMIKNEKTKGRITGIAASGKLILEHENLFFAEYALKEIAFIID